A single genomic interval of Festucalex cinctus isolate MCC-2025b chromosome 16, RoL_Fcin_1.0, whole genome shotgun sequence harbors:
- the cyb5r3 gene encoding NADH-cytochrome b5 reductase 3 has translation MLSYIIGVIRSGFDGLVNLLFRLLFPRRRPAITLEDPSVKYALRLIDKQIVSHDTRKFRFALPSGEHILGLPVGQHIYLSAKIDGKLVVRPYTPTSSDDDKGYVDLVIKVYFKNVHPKFPEGGKMSQYLESLRINDTIDFRGPSGLLIYQGKGVFAIQADKKSPAVTKTAKHVGMIAGGTGITPMLQLITAIMKDPQDQTVCHLLFANQTEKDILLRPELEEIQVNNPERFKLWFTVDRAPAKWEFSEGFISEAMVRDHLPPPSADTLVLMCGPPPMIQFACNPNLDKVGHTAERRFTF, from the exons ATGCTTTCCTACATCATCGGG GTTATCCGGAGCGGCTTTGATGGGCTCGTCAACCTACTCTTCAGGCTCCTCTTCCCCCGAAGGAGGCCCGCCATCACCCTGGAGGACCCCAGCGTCAAGTATGCACTGCGGCTCATTGATAAGCAG ATCGTGAGTCACGACACACGGAAGTTCCGCTTCGCTCTGCCGTCAGGCGAACACATCCTGGGTCTCCCTGTGG GACAGCACATCTATTTGTCGGCCAAAATCGACGGCAAGTTGGTGGTCCGCCCGTACACGCCCACGTCCAGCGACGACGACAAAGGCTACGTGGACCTGGTCATCAAG GTTTACTTCAAAAACGTCCATCCCAAATTCCCAGAAGGTGGCAAGATGAGTCAGTACCTGGAGAGTCTCCGCATCAACGACACCATCGACTTCAGAGGACCCAGTGGGCTTCTTATCTACCAGGGCAAAG GTGTTTTTGCCATTCAGGCTGACAAAAAGTCTCCAGCTGTGACCAAGACGGCTAAACATGTGGGCATGATCGCGGGCGGGACAG GGATCACGCCCATGCTGCAACTCATCACGGCCATCATGAAGGACCCACAGGACCAGACGGTGTGCCACCTGCTCTTCGCCAACCAG ACGGAGAAGGACATCCTGCTCAGGCCCGAGTTGGAGGAGATTCAGGTCAACAACCCCGAGCGCTTCAAGCTGTGGTTCACCGTGGACAGAGCGCCCGCAA agTGGGAGTTCAGCGAGGGCTTCATCAGCGAGGCGATGGTGCGGGACCACCTTCCGCCGCCCTCTGCCGACACCCTGGTGCTGATGTGCGGACCGCCGCCCATGATCCAGTTCGCCTGCAACCCCAACCTGGACAAGGTGGGCCACACCGCCGAGCGCAGGTTCACCTTCTAG